In the genome of Phycisphaerae bacterium, one region contains:
- a CDS encoding YbjQ family protein, which yields MALFVSTTFTFEGYRIKKYLGVVRGIIVRAPTISQGILGGLKSIIGGQIGAYTEMCEQARQQAYELMADHAAALGANAVVGFRYDASDVGGRASATEVLCYGTAVVIEPESAAA from the coding sequence ATGGCGCTGTTTGTATCGACAACGTTCACGTTTGAGGGCTATCGAATCAAGAAATACCTTGGGGTGGTACGGGGGATCATCGTCCGCGCGCCGACGATATCGCAGGGGATTTTGGGCGGGCTCAAGTCGATCATCGGCGGCCAGATCGGGGCCTACACGGAGATGTGCGAGCAGGCGCGGCAGCAGGCGTATGAATTGATGGCGGATCACGCGGCGGCCTTGGGGGCGAACGCGGTCGTTGGGTTTCGCTACGACGCGTCGGATGTCGGGGGGCGGGCCAGTGCGACGGAAGTCCTTTGCTATGGCACGGCGGTCGTGATCGAGCCGGAGAGCGCGGCAGCGTAG
- a CDS encoding secretin N-terminal domain-containing protein: protein MHVILSIVLACSQFVSALPSQPATTQPSRGGRGQPTAARSTYEPAVLRLANASCFEVASMLSQIFPGCTSYPVEQSNSVVFTGPADTLAMARKLVEQMDVMAAERDGPRVVIVDVKHRRVEEIVDHLNRVVENRRLRVSGDRGRSKILLRGDSKEITQAESLLKELDTPAAGIAIDFAFIQAKFEGQPRGTHMPADLDEVATELERFGNVALLGRLSTVAVEGEKFAVEGQVVPGIVAEVRGMVSNVNKEGVVKADLKASVRLVPGGADGNAPGPAGYFNIETVVTTQRGGYLVLGSAPAGAEVGESAILVMHVRK from the coding sequence ATGCACGTCATCTTGTCAATCGTATTGGCATGCTCGCAATTCGTATCGGCGCTACCCTCCCAGCCTGCGACGACGCAACCTTCGCGGGGTGGACGAGGGCAACCAACCGCCGCACGTTCGACTTATGAGCCGGCCGTCTTGAGGCTGGCCAACGCGAGTTGCTTCGAAGTTGCCAGCATGCTGTCGCAGATATTTCCGGGATGCACGAGTTATCCGGTGGAACAATCGAACAGCGTGGTGTTCACCGGCCCGGCCGATACGCTGGCGATGGCCCGCAAGCTCGTCGAACAGATGGACGTGATGGCCGCCGAGCGCGACGGGCCGCGCGTCGTCATTGTCGATGTGAAGCATCGCCGCGTCGAAGAGATCGTCGATCACTTGAATCGTGTCGTAGAGAACCGTCGGCTCCGGGTGTCAGGCGATCGAGGGCGCTCAAAGATCCTGCTTCGCGGGGACAGCAAGGAGATCACGCAAGCCGAGTCGCTGCTAAAGGAACTGGATACTCCGGCGGCCGGAATCGCCATCGATTTTGCGTTTATTCAAGCGAAGTTCGAGGGGCAGCCTCGGGGAACGCACATGCCCGCGGATTTGGACGAGGTTGCCACGGAGTTGGAACGATTTGGAAATGTCGCGCTCCTGGGCAGATTGTCGACCGTGGCTGTCGAAGGGGAAAAGTTCGCGGTGGAGGGCCAAGTCGTGCCCGGAATTGTGGCCGAGGTGCGCGGAATGGTAAGTAATGTGAATAAAGAAGGCGTCGTAAAGGCGGACCTGAAGGCGTCGGTTCGACTTGTCCCCGGCGGCGCCGACGGGAACGCCCCGGGGCCGGCAGGGTATTTCAATATTGAGACCGTCGTGACGACGCAGCGGGGCGGGTATCTCGTGTTGGGCAGCGCTCCGGCCGGTGCGGAGGTCGGCGAGTCAGCGATATTGGTGATGCACGTTCGGAAATAA
- a CDS encoding PilT/PilU family type 4a pilus ATPase, with translation MPPSSAIDTKVYATDGDRKLSMKDLLDYFSQLGRMRVSDLHIKVGCPPVYRVDGSLQRMKGPPMDAPTVEALCKTLLSDGEIKRLKENRSTDSSCMTEKMQFRLNFFHDNEGIAIAVRALESTPPPVEEIGFPNGIWRDILHRQHGLVLVTGITGAGKSTTIASLIDRIAQTRPCRIITLEDPIEYRLTSKAAIISQREVGRDVPSFERGLRDCLREDPDVIFVGEMRDRESASWTLTAAETGHLVFSTLHTRDARGTVTRVLDMFPPNQADEVASQLSLGLGAIICQKLIPKAAGEGRVVAMEILNNIYAVANLIRLVKTEQVYSQMQTRTKDVPEERMTTLERSLAMLVRRGQITPLEAEKWANNPSAFMEEMQRT, from the coding sequence ATGCCTCCTTCTTCCGCGATCGACACCAAAGTGTACGCCACCGACGGCGACCGAAAGTTGAGCATGAAGGACCTGCTCGACTATTTCTCGCAGCTTGGGCGGATGCGCGTGTCCGATCTGCACATCAAGGTCGGCTGCCCGCCGGTCTATCGGGTGGACGGCAGTTTGCAGCGAATGAAGGGTCCGCCGATGGACGCTCCGACCGTCGAGGCGCTGTGCAAGACGCTTCTCTCGGACGGCGAGATCAAGCGGTTGAAGGAGAACCGCTCGACCGACAGTTCGTGCATGACCGAGAAGATGCAGTTCCGGCTGAACTTTTTTCACGACAACGAAGGCATCGCCATCGCCGTGCGGGCGCTGGAATCGACTCCGCCGCCGGTCGAGGAGATCGGGTTTCCCAACGGCATCTGGCGCGACATTCTGCATCGCCAGCACGGGCTGGTGCTCGTCACGGGCATTACCGGGGCGGGAAAATCCACGACGATCGCCTCACTGATCGATCGGATCGCGCAGACGCGACCGTGCCGGATCATCACGCTGGAAGATCCGATCGAATACCGGCTGACGAGCAAGGCGGCGATCATCTCGCAGCGCGAGGTGGGGCGCGACGTGCCAAGCTTTGAACGGGGCCTGCGCGATTGTTTGCGCGAGGATCCGGACGTGATCTTCGTCGGCGAGATGCGCGACCGGGAGTCAGCGTCGTGGACGTTGACGGCGGCGGAGACGGGGCACCTGGTCTTTTCGACGCTGCACACACGGGATGCGCGGGGGACGGTTACGCGCGTGCTGGATATGTTCCCGCCCAATCAGGCGGACGAAGTGGCCAGCCAGCTCTCGCTCGGGCTGGGGGCGATCATCTGCCAGAAGCTGATCCCCAAGGCGGCGGGCGAGGGGCGCGTCGTGGCGATGGAGATCCTCAACAACATCTATGCCGTCGCGAACCTGATCCGGCTGGTGAAGACCGAACAGGTGTATTCGCAGATGCAGACGCGGACGAAGGATGTGCCGGAGGAGCGGATGACGACACTGGAGCGCTCGCTGGCCATGCTGGTGCGGCGGGGGCAGATTACGCCGTTGGAGGCGGAGAAGTGGGCGAACAATCCGTCGGCGTTTATGGAAGAGATGCAGCGGACATGA
- a CDS encoding sigma-70 family RNA polymerase sigma factor — MPFFDSSFLETDPGGPTGAMGDVEKDAPTGGLDELRRGMVRLAVKFVWNRDDAEELVQEAFKVAAARGPGTGEERFGPWMVRTVTNLCLNHRRKRKPEPLQAWMAVPMEGGPAEAAETAERLERLRAAIDRLPPQQRAALVMRTMQQMEYEEIAAAMKLSVSAVRAHVHLARQRLAGWMGE; from the coding sequence TTGCCCTTCTTCGACAGTTCATTTCTGGAGACGGACCCAGGCGGGCCGACCGGTGCGATGGGCGATGTGGAAAAAGACGCTCCGACCGGTGGGCTGGACGAGCTTCGGCGTGGGATGGTCCGTTTGGCCGTCAAATTCGTGTGGAACCGGGATGATGCGGAGGAACTCGTGCAGGAGGCGTTCAAAGTCGCGGCGGCACGTGGGCCGGGGACTGGCGAGGAACGCTTCGGGCCGTGGATGGTGCGGACGGTGACCAACCTTTGCCTGAACCATCGTCGGAAGCGAAAGCCGGAGCCGCTGCAGGCCTGGATGGCCGTCCCGATGGAGGGCGGTCCGGCGGAGGCGGCGGAAACGGCTGAGCGGCTGGAGCGACTTCGCGCGGCGATCGATCGGCTACCGCCGCAGCAGCGAGCGGCGTTGGTGATGCGGACGATGCAGCAGATGGAGTACGAGGAGATCGCCGCTGCGATGAAGTTGTCGGTTTCCGCGGTTCGGGCGCATGTGCATCTGGCGCGGCAGCGGCTGGCCGGATGGATGGGTGAGTAG
- a CDS encoding helix-turn-helix domain-containing protein: MESHEVLREAAEKVGVKALAAHLRLSPALVYKWCEESETDDPDASGTRNPLDRLRDIVQATGHIGVVGWLCQQAGGFFVHNPDAKSADIDTDLLQSTQQLVLGFSELLNEVSQSVANDGAITAGEARKIRREWEDLKTTAETFVVACERGVYRDPKR; encoded by the coding sequence ATGGAATCTCACGAGGTGTTGCGGGAGGCGGCGGAGAAGGTCGGCGTCAAGGCGTTGGCGGCGCACCTTCGGCTGAGCCCGGCGCTGGTGTACAAGTGGTGCGAGGAATCCGAGACGGACGACCCCGACGCGAGCGGGACGCGCAATCCGCTGGACCGATTGCGAGACATTGTGCAGGCGACGGGCCATATCGGGGTGGTCGGCTGGCTATGCCAGCAGGCGGGCGGCTTCTTCGTGCACAACCCCGACGCCAAGAGCGCGGACATCGATACCGATCTCCTGCAATCGACTCAGCAACTCGTGCTGGGGTTCAGTGAGCTTCTAAACGAGGTCAGCCAATCCGTCGCGAATGACGGCGCGATTACAGCCGGCGAGGCGCGGAAGATTCGCCGGGAGTGGGAGGACTTGAAGACGACGGCGGAGACGTTTGTCGTGGCGTGCGAACGCGGGGTCTATCGCGATCCGAAGCGGTAG
- a CDS encoding zf-HC2 domain-containing protein, with protein MADERTCNEIRSLMADWLDGELSAALRVRVDEHLAACDSCRAAFDQMQAMGGDLALLGRAGDRMAVGATQRVQVTPTWSRAWVRAAAVTLLVAGGVYFAVARRGNVEPVAIVERTPIQGESLQPDRPAIVSPGECSAPGRAAVALATSNPRVRIVWLFEDSDISEGSTESSGGARPRPQG; from the coding sequence ATGGCCGATGAAAGAACCTGCAATGAGATTCGCTCGCTGATGGCCGATTGGCTCGACGGCGAGCTGTCGGCGGCGTTGAGAGTGCGCGTCGATGAGCATCTGGCCGCCTGCGATTCCTGTCGGGCGGCGTTTGATCAGATGCAGGCGATGGGCGGCGATTTGGCGCTATTGGGACGCGCGGGGGATCGGATGGCGGTGGGCGCGACGCAGCGTGTTCAAGTAACGCCAACTTGGAGCCGGGCATGGGTACGGGCGGCGGCGGTGACCTTGCTGGTTGCCGGCGGCGTTTACTTTGCAGTCGCACGGCGCGGAAACGTCGAACCGGTGGCGATCGTGGAGCGGACGCCCATTCAAGGAGAGTCACTCCAACCGGACCGGCCGGCGATCGTGTCGCCGGGTGAGTGCAGTGCGCCGGGCCGCGCCGCGGTGGCACTGGCCACGAGCAATCCGCGCGTGCGGATTGTCTGGCTTTTTGAAGATTCGGACATAAGTGAAGGGAGTACGGAATCGAGCGGCGGGGCAAGGCCTCGACCGCAAGGGTAG
- a CDS encoding elongation factor P (Involved in peptide bond synthesis; alters the affinity of the ribosome for aminoacyl-tRNA), with protein sequence MANIPLQRGMWLRHQGHVYQVVDFNERHTGKQKPTVHVALRDIRDGHPVDRTLDDLLPVQEVEHAIRQMQYLYAKGDALVFMDSETFEEFEISRGQLAGRDGFIVEGGDYRVVHLEGRPMSVEVDDIVTLKVKVTAPAGHSVGGASNVTKEATLENGLEVRVPLFVKSGDAIRIDTRTKTYAGKDHG encoded by the coding sequence ATGGCGAATATCCCCTTGCAACGCGGGATGTGGCTGCGGCATCAGGGCCATGTCTATCAGGTTGTCGATTTCAATGAGCGGCACACCGGTAAGCAGAAGCCGACCGTCCACGTCGCCCTGCGCGACATCCGTGACGGACACCCGGTCGATCGGACCCTGGACGATCTTCTGCCCGTGCAGGAGGTCGAGCACGCGATTCGGCAGATGCAGTACCTTTATGCGAAAGGCGACGCGCTTGTGTTCATGGACAGCGAGACGTTTGAGGAGTTTGAGATCTCGCGCGGGCAACTCGCGGGCCGGGACGGGTTCATTGTGGAGGGCGGGGACTATCGCGTGGTGCATCTGGAAGGACGGCCGATGAGCGTCGAGGTGGATGATATTGTGACGCTGAAGGTCAAGGTGACGGCGCCCGCCGGGCATTCGGTCGGAGGGGCCTCGAATGTTACGAAGGAGGCGACGCTGGAAAACGGTCTGGAAGTGCGTGTACCGCTCTTCGTTAAGAGCGGCGACGCGATACGGATCGATACGCGGACGAAGACGTACGCGGGCAAGGACCATGGGTAG
- a CDS encoding STAS domain-containing protein has product MKVTVEERCGVNVVHLGGTMIGGEESNWVAEVTKLVDQNNAKVVLDLAGVTYVSSAGLGDLVRVTALANTRQAKLSLAGLLPFVDGVLKATRLDRFFDICPDVDVAINRLSQ; this is encoded by the coding sequence ATGAAAGTTACCGTGGAAGAGCGATGTGGCGTAAACGTGGTTCACCTCGGCGGGACGATGATCGGCGGGGAAGAGAGCAATTGGGTGGCCGAGGTGACCAAGCTGGTGGATCAGAACAACGCCAAGGTCGTCCTGGACCTTGCCGGCGTTACCTACGTAAGTTCGGCGGGACTGGGCGACCTCGTTCGCGTCACGGCCCTGGCGAATACGCGGCAGGCCAAGCTGTCGCTGGCCGGTCTGCTTCCCTTCGTCGACGGCGTGCTCAAGGCGACGCGGCTCGATCGATTCTTTGATATTTGCCCCGACGTCGATGTCGCGATCAATCGCCTGAGCCAATGA
- a CDS encoding trypsin-like peptidase domain-containing protein, producing MDPFQYSPVERSSRRLPLLLGILIGLLGGWLVVGKIRGYVDNRTAEPRPITPRGDLAADEKSTIALFEEASPSVVFITSVAIRRETIGFRVFESPTQGAGSGFVWDQAGHIVTNFHVVNNASELQVRLADGSSWEAKVVGGEADKDVAVVKIDAPASKLRPMPVGTSKDLQVGQKVFAIGNPFGLDQTLTTGVVSALGRTIKAVTGRTIEGVIQTDAAINPGNSGGPLLDSAGRVIGLNTMILSPSGVSAGIGFAVPIDTVNEVVPQLIRYGRVRRPLMGIVPVQDHLMKQWGLRGVMIADVQEGGGAAEANLRGARITRGGDVVPGDIIVKIEGTEINSYDDLREVLDKHKGGDVVKVTVIREDEERTVSVRLQEAE from the coding sequence GTGGACCCTTTTCAGTATTCGCCGGTAGAACGCTCGTCACGCCGATTACCGCTACTCCTGGGCATCCTCATCGGGTTGTTGGGGGGCTGGTTGGTCGTGGGGAAAATCCGCGGGTACGTAGATAACAGGACGGCCGAGCCGCGGCCGATCACGCCGCGGGGCGACCTGGCGGCGGACGAGAAGAGCACGATCGCGCTTTTTGAGGAGGCCTCTCCGTCCGTGGTGTTTATCACCAGCGTCGCGATTCGGCGGGAGACGATTGGGTTTCGCGTTTTCGAGTCGCCGACGCAGGGCGCCGGGTCCGGCTTTGTGTGGGACCAGGCGGGGCACATCGTTACCAATTTTCATGTGGTCAACAACGCCAGCGAGCTGCAAGTGCGCCTGGCGGACGGGTCGAGCTGGGAAGCAAAGGTCGTTGGGGGCGAGGCGGACAAAGACGTCGCGGTGGTGAAAATCGACGCGCCGGCGAGCAAGCTGCGGCCGATGCCAGTGGGAACCTCCAAGGACTTGCAGGTCGGGCAAAAGGTGTTCGCCATCGGGAACCCTTTTGGGCTTGACCAGACGCTGACGACCGGCGTGGTGAGCGCGCTGGGGCGGACGATCAAGGCGGTGACGGGCCGGACGATCGAGGGCGTGATTCAGACGGACGCGGCGATCAACCCCGGGAATTCGGGGGGGCCGCTTTTGGACAGCGCGGGGCGCGTCATTGGGTTGAACACGATGATTCTGAGTCCGTCGGGCGTGAGCGCGGGGATCGGGTTTGCCGTGCCGATCGATACGGTGAACGAGGTCGTGCCGCAGCTCATTCGGTACGGACGAGTTCGCCGGCCTCTGATGGGGATCGTGCCGGTGCAAGACCATCTGATGAAGCAGTGGGGCCTGCGCGGGGTGATGATCGCCGACGTGCAGGAGGGTGGCGGGGCGGCGGAGGCGAATCTGCGCGGCGCCCGGATCACGAGGGGCGGGGACGTCGTGCCCGGGGACATCATCGTGAAGATCGAGGGGACGGAGATCAACAGTTACGACGATCTCCGCGAGGTGCTGGATAAGCATAAGGGTGGCGATGTGGTAAAGGTGACGGTCATCCGGGAGGATGAGGAGCGGACGGTGAGCGTGCGACTGCAGGAGGCGGAGTAG
- a CDS encoding S41 family peptidase translates to MGEQSVGVYGRDAADMMSAAKAPWVFLFAVLATTAAAYAAPPSVVKAIPDNGDADVDPALTELRIEFDQEMDETGWSVCGSGPTFPESTGKPHFEEGRVLVVPVKLQPEHSYSYSINCPSAMNCRNKSGEAAETYPISFSTAKVGAKPAKNLSKAVNKKSVAELRRLIDEEYSYRDLHKVDWGKRFKEFGPKLTAAATAAEFARHAAKLLAPAKDVHLSLQVGHVPFATYQRRYTPNYKLALLEKTVPQWQKRSEFAYTGRFDDGIGYLLITTWGLAQPSDLEPLYSALGDFADAKGLIIDVRPNAGGNETLAREFAGCFVAKAAVYSRNKSRDKEAKGGFGKTFKRSVRPNKDKPAFKAKVAVLMSEGCMSSCESFLLMMRHGAKARLIGAKSYGSSGNPQAHKLANGVFVFVPSWKDMQPDGTVIEGKGIEPDVTVTPKKGDFKEADPVLDAALKFLRE, encoded by the coding sequence GTGGGCGAACAATCCGTCGGCGTTTATGGAAGAGATGCAGCGGACATGATGTCAGCGGCTAAGGCTCCTTGGGTCTTTCTCTTCGCAGTCCTCGCAACGACAGCGGCCGCGTACGCCGCGCCGCCGTCGGTCGTCAAGGCGATTCCCGATAACGGCGATGCCGACGTCGATCCGGCGCTGACGGAACTGCGGATCGAATTCGATCAGGAGATGGATGAGACGGGATGGTCTGTTTGCGGGAGCGGCCCCACGTTTCCGGAATCGACGGGCAAGCCCCATTTTGAAGAGGGCAGGGTCCTTGTCGTCCCCGTGAAGCTTCAGCCGGAGCATTCGTACAGTTACAGCATCAACTGCCCGTCCGCGATGAATTGCCGAAACAAATCGGGCGAGGCGGCGGAGACCTACCCCATCTCGTTTTCGACGGCGAAAGTCGGAGCGAAGCCCGCCAAGAATCTGTCCAAGGCGGTCAACAAAAAGTCCGTGGCGGAACTGCGCCGGCTGATCGACGAGGAGTATTCGTACCGCGACCTGCACAAGGTGGACTGGGGCAAGCGGTTCAAGGAGTTCGGGCCGAAGTTGACGGCGGCGGCGACCGCCGCCGAATTCGCGCGACACGCGGCCAAGCTATTGGCCCCGGCGAAGGATGTACACCTGTCGCTGCAAGTCGGTCATGTCCCGTTCGCTACTTATCAGCGGCGATACACGCCCAATTACAAGCTCGCGCTATTGGAAAAGACCGTCCCGCAATGGCAGAAGCGGAGCGAGTTTGCCTACACGGGCCGATTCGATGACGGGATTGGCTACCTGTTGATTACGACGTGGGGTCTGGCACAGCCTTCTGACTTGGAGCCGCTTTATTCGGCCCTCGGCGATTTCGCCGACGCCAAGGGGCTCATTATTGATGTGCGTCCCAATGCCGGGGGAAACGAGACGCTGGCCCGGGAGTTCGCGGGCTGCTTCGTCGCCAAGGCGGCGGTCTATTCTAGGAATAAGAGCCGCGACAAGGAGGCCAAGGGCGGATTCGGCAAGACGTTCAAGCGGAGCGTGCGGCCCAACAAGGACAAACCGGCGTTTAAGGCCAAGGTCGCGGTGCTGATGAGCGAGGGGTGCATGAGCAGTTGCGAGTCGTTCCTCCTCATGATGCGGCACGGCGCCAAGGCCAGGTTGATCGGCGCGAAATCGTACGGGAGCTCCGGCAACCCGCAGGCGCACAAGCTGGCAAACGGCGTTTTTGTCTTCGTACCGTCGTGGAAGGACATGCAGCCGGACGGGACGGTGATCGAGGGCAAGGGCATCGAGCCGGACGTGACCGTCACACCTAAGAAGGGCGATTTCAAAGAGGCCGATCCCGTGCTTGACGCGGCGCTCAAATTTCTTCGCGAGTAG
- a CDS encoding VCBS repeat-containing protein — protein sequence MAIGGVLLCASAGGWNASAQEKADSRPSSESLLVRERIPATPAERGVDSIKRLALPGADDWKTEIEADEAKHVLDAIGAVIKARRRPNAGDLAPHFVEGCRVPALRPDRFDDTIIAGTRVRRFQWGDVKQKFNPADALTALVEPHGDAADLRIFFKVVTVNPAQEGQFTTGVYVELNSADGPSGRVQQNAEWTVAWRSGEQGDPQCQGITPIRMSEVHSSRPQFVDQIHRVIRDAEVWTPQLERGNDWWVGRVDALCGASLIGSEGIAVGDVNGDGLDDLYVCMIGGLPNKLLVQQPDGTVRDTAAEAHVDWLDESRGALLVDMDNDGDQDLVVALESTIGFLENDGRGVFTPRRRYIMPPTNLGPFYSLAAADFDQDGDLDIYCSRYQKAGYFSYPPEPYYDANNGPSNHLLRNDGKGGIKDVTNEVGLDVNNRRFSVVATWFDYDEDGDQDLYVANDFGRNNLYRNDGGRFTDVAVQAGAEDQASGMGISWSDYDLDGDFDLLVSNMFSSAGRRITYQPRSMAGDPEADREALQRLALGNTLLASDGKGRFTDRSEAAGIVLGRWAWGAMFVDINNDGYDDMVVPNGFITGPSKDDL from the coding sequence ATGGCGATTGGGGGGGTGCTACTCTGCGCTAGCGCGGGGGGTTGGAATGCGTCCGCGCAGGAGAAAGCGGATTCGCGGCCGTCGTCTGAATCGTTGCTGGTCCGCGAGCGGATCCCGGCTACACCGGCCGAGCGCGGGGTCGATTCGATCAAGCGGCTCGCCTTGCCCGGTGCGGATGATTGGAAGACTGAGATCGAGGCAGACGAGGCCAAGCATGTCCTGGATGCCATCGGTGCGGTCATTAAGGCTCGGCGGCGGCCGAACGCCGGCGATCTCGCTCCTCATTTCGTGGAGGGCTGCCGCGTACCGGCGCTGCGGCCCGATCGATTCGATGACACGATCATTGCCGGGACGCGCGTTCGGCGCTTTCAGTGGGGCGATGTAAAGCAGAAATTCAATCCGGCCGACGCGCTGACCGCGCTGGTCGAACCGCACGGCGACGCCGCCGATTTGCGGATTTTCTTCAAAGTTGTAACCGTCAATCCGGCTCAAGAAGGTCAATTCACGACCGGCGTTTATGTCGAGCTGAATTCGGCAGATGGTCCCAGCGGGAGGGTTCAGCAGAATGCCGAATGGACGGTGGCGTGGCGATCGGGGGAACAGGGCGACCCGCAGTGCCAGGGGATTACTCCCATTCGAATGAGCGAAGTCCACTCTTCGCGGCCGCAGTTCGTGGATCAGATTCACCGCGTTATCAGAGACGCCGAGGTATGGACGCCGCAACTCGAGAGGGGCAACGACTGGTGGGTGGGGCGGGTGGATGCGTTGTGCGGCGCGTCTTTGATCGGGAGCGAGGGAATTGCGGTCGGAGATGTCAACGGCGATGGCCTGGATGATCTTTACGTCTGCATGATCGGGGGCCTGCCCAACAAATTGCTGGTGCAACAGCCGGACGGGACGGTCCGCGACACGGCGGCCGAGGCGCACGTCGATTGGCTGGACGAGAGCCGCGGCGCGCTTTTGGTGGATATGGACAACGACGGGGACCAGGATTTGGTCGTCGCGCTCGAATCGACGATCGGTTTTCTGGAGAACGACGGGCGGGGCGTCTTCACACCGCGGCGGCGGTACATCATGCCGCCGACGAACCTGGGGCCGTTTTACAGCCTGGCCGCGGCGGACTTCGACCAGGACGGCGATTTGGACATCTATTGCAGCCGCTATCAAAAGGCCGGGTATTTCAGTTACCCGCCGGAACCGTATTACGACGCGAACAATGGGCCGAGCAATCACCTGCTGCGCAACGATGGCAAGGGCGGGATCAAAGATGTCACGAACGAGGTCGGGCTGGATGTGAACAATCGGCGATTCAGCGTCGTGGCGACCTGGTTTGATTATGACGAGGACGGGGATCAGGACTTGTACGTGGCCAATGATTTCGGCCGCAACAATCTTTACCGCAACGACGGCGGGCGTTTTACCGACGTGGCGGTCCAGGCGGGGGCCGAGGACCAGGCCTCGGGGATGGGGATCAGTTGGTCGGATTATGATCTCGACGGGGATTTCGACCTTCTGGTCAGCAACATGTTTTCATCTGCAGGGCGGCGGATCACCTATCAACCGCGGTCCATGGCCGGCGATCCGGAGGCGGATCGCGAAGCGCTGCAACGCCTGGCACTGGGAAACACGCTGCTGGCCAGCGACGGAAAAGGGAGGTTCACGGATCGCAGCGAGGCGGCGGGGATCGTTTTGGGGCGGTGGGCTTGGGGGGCGATGTTCGTCGACATCAATAACGACGGTTACGACGACATGGTCGTTCCCAATGGATTCATCACCGGGCCCTCCAAGGATGATTTGTGA
- a CDS encoding ASPIC/UnbV domain-containing protein, which translates to MAIRQLIYEGGSWSGRERKCCYLNLRNGAFADVSALAGLDFAEDGRALALTDWDHDGDLDLWLRNRNGPQLRYLENAGTAKQNWVQIGLTGKTCNRDAIGAFVDVYAGGQRFRRALLAGEGNLAQSSKVLHFGLGEAERIERAVVRWPDGKTQEVHDLKVGRRYRVTQGVDSAEAAPSRSFKGLPAAAPPAPMENDGARMVLRAPLALPPVLAASVMPGQSPRSAGLINFWATWCAPCKKELAGFGRDAKELRDARIRIAAVCVDGKEGKTPPEGVYEKAISGSDVAEVFSMVIPEAGVVDAFEAVIQNLRGQESPWPLPASLLIDNENRVQVVYLGPTEARQVVQDARRYCQGDVEPDKRAGFRGHWATYVTREPTLGELAAELERRGHREAAGFYRERFEAYRRSSK; encoded by the coding sequence ATGGCCATTCGGCAGCTTATCTACGAGGGCGGGTCGTGGAGCGGGCGGGAACGGAAGTGCTGCTATCTCAATCTTAGAAACGGTGCGTTTGCCGACGTATCCGCGCTCGCCGGCCTCGATTTTGCGGAGGACGGCCGCGCGCTGGCCTTGACGGATTGGGACCATGACGGCGACCTGGATTTATGGCTGCGCAATCGGAATGGGCCTCAGCTTCGTTATCTCGAGAACGCCGGCACGGCGAAGCAGAACTGGGTGCAGATCGGCCTGACTGGAAAAACGTGCAATCGCGATGCGATCGGCGCCTTCGTCGACGTGTACGCGGGGGGCCAGCGTTTTCGAAGAGCATTGCTCGCGGGGGAGGGCAATCTTGCCCAGTCGAGCAAGGTGTTGCACTTCGGGCTCGGAGAGGCGGAGCGCATTGAGCGGGCGGTCGTGAGATGGCCCGACGGAAAGACGCAGGAGGTCCATGACCTCAAGGTCGGTCGCCGGTATCGCGTCACGCAGGGCGTAGACTCGGCGGAGGCAGCTCCGTCGCGCTCATTTAAGGGGCTGCCTGCGGCGGCTCCGCCGGCGCCGATGGAGAACGACGGGGCGCGAATGGTGCTGCGCGCGCCGCTGGCATTGCCTCCCGTGTTGGCGGCGTCGGTGATGCCCGGGCAATCGCCGCGTTCGGCCGGGCTGATCAATTTTTGGGCGACGTGGTGCGCCCCGTGCAAAAAGGAACTGGCGGGTTTTGGCCGCGATGCCAAGGAACTCCGCGACGCGCGAATACGGATTGCCGCCGTGTGCGTGGATGGCAAGGAGGGTAAGACTCCGCCCGAAGGTGTATACGAGAAGGCGATATCAGGGTCTGACGTCGCTGAAGTATTCTCGATGGTGATCCCCGAGGCGGGGGTCGTCGACGCATTCGAGGCCGTGATTCAGAATCTCCGCGGGCAGGAATCTCCGTGGCCGCTGCCTGCCAGCTTGCTCATCGATAATGAGAATCGTGTGCAGGTCGTCTATCTCGGGCCGACGGAGGCCCGCCAGGTCGTGCAAGATGCACGGCGGTATTGTCAGGGTGACGTTGAACCGGATAAGCGGGCCGGTTTCCGCGGCCATTGGGCGACGTACGTTACACGCGAGCCGACGCTGGGAGAGCTGGCGGCGGAATTAGAACGCCGGGGTCATCGGGAGGCGGCGGGGTTCTACCGCGAGCGATTCGAGGCGTATCGGCGATCCAGCAAGTGA